Sequence from the Phaeodactylum tricornutum CCAP 1055/1 PHATR_bd_11x23 genomic scaffold, whole genome shotgun sequence genome:
GTATGCCACCGACTAActagtgtgtgtgtgtgtgtgtgtgcgccaataattctcgtgtaAATCAACTTGGTTACTACTAGAGTCGTTGATACCACCTACTAATTTATTCGTTTGGGGTTGGAAAGGAGGGGCGGGGGCATTGCGGTCCGTCCAAAGGGTATTGATCGTACGGGAATCCACAAATGCACCCGTTCGTGTACGCCAAGTGTACATTGGTGCACGCGACACACACGCGTTGACGCAAGTTTAGTTGAGCACGCCGTTGCACTTGAGGTCTTCAGCAGCTTGGCACAGACGCGCGGCCATGGCTTCTTCCCCGGCCCGGAGACTCATACGGGGATCGTAATACTTCTTGTTGGGCTTGTCGGCACCGTCGGGGTTACCAATCTGTCCCTGCAGGTACTCGCGGTTGGTGGCTTCGTACTCGCGGACACCGTC
This genomic interval carries:
- a CDS encoding predicted protein, with translation SDDNKPMLFVFHGGSGSDVKDIQYAIEAGVVKMNIDTDTQWAFWDGVREYEATNREYLQGQIGNPDGADKPNKKYYDPRMSLRAGEEAMAARLCQAAEDLKCNGVLN